A genomic stretch from Lathyrus oleraceus cultivar Zhongwan6 chromosome 2, CAAS_Psat_ZW6_1.0, whole genome shotgun sequence includes:
- the LOC127119426 gene encoding uncharacterized protein LOC127119426, which translates to MSPFPFLVLLIITLFSSFGDSLKVPFRVNDLLPVLPPGISWPVLNNLHSAVDLLPSFVGSVTPYNGSIEWKGACFFDNQAKLEFTDGDRNGSGFGGAILYLKTEEAHSWTCMDLYVFATPYRVTWDYYFSAREHTLKLDSWEEPAELEYVKQHGISVFLMPAGMLGTLLSLVDVLPLFSNTAWGQKSNLEFLKKHMGATFERRIQPWRATIDPADVHSGDFLAVSKIRGRWGGFETLEKWVTGAFAGHTAVCLKDDMGNLWVGESGHENEKGEEIIVVIPWHEWWEAALKDDSNPQIALLPLHPELRAKFNSTAAWEYARSMSGKPYGYHNMIFSWIDTVADNYPPPLDAHLVTSVMSMWTRMQPAYAANMWNEALNKRLGTEDLDLHDILLETEKRGITFDELLAIPEQDDWEYSDGKSTTCVAFILSMYKEAGIFGPISSSIQVTEFTIRDAYMLRIFEDNQTRLPRWCQNENDRLPFCQILGEYRMEFPGYNTLDPYANMNEHCPSLPPTYDRPSQC; encoded by the exons ATGTCTCCTTTTCCTTTTCTCGTGCTCTTAATCATAACCCTATTTTCATCTTTCGGTGATTCTCTTAAAGTTCCTTTCAGAGTCAACGATTTGTTACCAGTTCTCCCCCCTGGGATATCATGGCCTGTGCTCAATAATCTCCACAGTGCCGTTGATTTGCTTCCTTCTTTTGTTGGATCGGTGACTCCTTATAACGGTTCTATTGAATGGAAAGGTGCTTGCTTTTTTGATAATCAAGCCAAACTTGAGTTCACTGATGGTGACAGAAATGGTTCTGGCTTCGGTGGCGCCATTCTCTATCTCAAG ACAGAGGAAGCACACAGCTGGACCTGCATGGATCTGTATGTTTTCGCAACTCCGTACAGGGTTACATGGGACTACTACTTCTCTGCACGAGAGCATACCTTGAAGCTTGATTCTTGGGAAGAGCCTGCAGAGTTGGAATAT GTAAAGCAGCACGGAATTTCTGTGTTTCTAATGCCAGCAGGAATGCTCGGTACGCTGCTTTCTCTAGTCGATGTGTTGCCTCTATTCTCTAACACTGCATGGGGTCAGAAATCCAATTTGGAGTTTCTAAAGAAGCACATGGGAGCTACATTTGAGAGACGAATTCAGCCCTGGCGTGCAACTATTGATCCTGCAGATGTTCATTCTGGAGATTTTTTGGCTGTGTCAAAAATCCGCGGTAGGTGGGGAGGTTTTGAGACACTTGAAAAGTGGGTAACTGGTGCATTTGCTGGTCATACAGCAGTTTGCTTGAAGGACGACATGGGAAATCTGTGGGTTGGTGAATCTGGGCATGAGAATGAAAAG GGTGAAGAAATAATAGTGGTAATTCCATGGCATGAATGGTGGGAGGCTGCTCTTAAAGATGATTCCAACCCACAAATAGCGTTGCTTCCCCTGCATCCAGAGTTGCGTGCAAAATTCAACTCCACTGCAGCATGGGAGTATGCGCGGAGCATGTCTGGCAAGCCATATGGTTATCACAATATGATATTCAGTTGGATTGACACAGTAGCTGACAACTATCCTCCACCTCTTGATGCTCACTTG GTAACTTCTGTCATGTCTATGTGGACAAGGATGCAGCCAGCTTATGCTGCAAACATGTGGAATGAAGCACTGAATAAGCGACTAGGGACCGAG GATTTAGATTTACATGACATTCTACTCGAGACTGAAAAGCGTGGGATAACTTTCGATGAATTGCTTGCCATTCCAGAACAAGATGATTGGGAATATAGTGATGGCAAGTCAACAACATGTGTGGCATTTATTCTTTCAATGTATAAAGAGGCTGGAATTTTCGGTCCCATTTCTAGCTCTATTCAAGTGACTGAATTCACA ATTCGTGATGCATACATGCTTAGGATTTTTGAAGATAATCAGACACGTTTACCAAGATGGTGCCAAAATGAGAATGACAGGCTTCCATTCTGCCAGATTCTTGGTGAATATAGGATGGAATTTCCGGGCTATAACACCTTGGATCCGTATGCTAATATGAATGAGCATTGTCCTTCCCTTCCTCCAACTTATGATAGGCCTTCCCAATGTTAG